The nucleotide sequence CGCGAGCGGCGCCCGTGCCGTGCTCGAACTGGCCTGCGGCACGGGCGCCGTCACGCAACACCTGCTCGCCGCGCTGCCGCCGGACGGCCTGCTCACCGCCACCGATCTCAACGCGCCGATGCTCGAGCTGACTCGGCAGCGAGTGGGTGCGGACCGCCGCGTGGTGCTCCAGACCGTGGATGCCACCGAGCTGCCGTTCTTGGAACACAGCTTCGACATCGTGCTCTGCCAGTTCGGCTGGATGTTCTTTCCCGACAAGGTGGTCGCGGCGCGCCAGGCGCGGCGGGTGCTGAACCCGG is from Candidatus Sulfotelmatobacter sp. and encodes:
- a CDS encoding class I SAM-dependent methyltransferase, whose product is MTAEASAFTGSIPEFYDRYLVPVIFEPYARDLERRFRASGARAVLELACGTGAVTQHLLAALPPDGLLTATDLNAPMLELTRQRVGADRRVVLQTVDATELPFLEHSFDIVLCQFGWMFFPDKVVAARQARRVLNPGGKLVFNVWDGFENNAFGRITHETLSRLMPGNPPPFYLTPFGWRD